One Oculatellaceae cyanobacterium genomic region harbors:
- a CDS encoding DUF3493 domain-containing protein: MTNSKRLKQTNPEQYARLKAEIASPYKGLRQFIYLACGASSFIGAMIFIVQIAAGRQVESALPNLAVQVGVLALMIFLFRLEQKTVKTKQ, encoded by the coding sequence ATGACAAATTCAAAGCGTTTAAAACAAACGAACCCAGAACAGTATGCACGCCTTAAAGCTGAAATAGCTTCTCCCTATAAAGGTTTGAGACAATTTATTTACTTGGCTTGTGGTGCTTCTAGTTTTATTGGTGCGATGATTTTTATTGTTCAGATAGCTGCTGGTCGTCAAGTAGAATCAGCATTACCTAATTTAGCAGTGCAAGTTGGGGTATTGGCACTAATGATTTTTTTATTCCGCCTAGAACAAAAAACGGTAAAAACCAAACAGTGA
- a CDS encoding prepilin-type N-terminal cleavage/methylation domain-containing protein, with protein sequence MKVSQKYFLIQTFLVPNNTRGFTLLELLIVLTLIGIMAAIAVPSFMAMYNNSKISDAVEEAHGALQEAQREAMRKSQTCSVKLVKIGQKINPTDTTTVTSPVLRGNPESCLITGDRTLKGLVLNHSVSNHNDSNETPWEITFDYKGRTNAVTNAGTVFFSIPNTPSQEKCITTSQGIGLFRRGKRDGNSCETTQLE encoded by the coding sequence ATGAAAGTTTCTCAGAAGTACTTCCTAATCCAAACATTTCTTGTACCGAATAATACTAGGGGATTTACTTTACTAGAATTGCTGATTGTTTTGACACTAATTGGGATTATGGCAGCAATTGCAGTTCCTAGCTTTATGGCTATGTATAACAACAGTAAAATAAGTGACGCTGTTGAAGAAGCACATGGGGCATTGCAAGAAGCCCAAAGAGAGGCAATGCGTAAAAGTCAAACTTGCAGTGTTAAATTAGTGAAAATAGGTCAAAAAATTAACCCTACAGATACAACTACAGTTACAAGTCCAGTTTTAAGGGGTAATCCCGAATCGTGTTTGATAACTGGCGATCGCACTTTAAAAGGGCTTGTTTTAAATCACAGTGTGAGTAATCACAACGATAGTAACGAAACACCTTGGGAAATTACCTTTGACTATAAAGGAAGGACTAACGCCGTTACAAACGCTGGGACAGTTTTCTTCTCTATACCTAACACACCTAGTCAAGAGAAATGTATCACCACCTCCCAAGGTATAGGTTTATTTAGAAGAGGAAAGAGAGATGGTAATAGTTGCGAAACTACTCAACTTGAATAA
- a CDS encoding GspH/FimT family pseudopilin: protein MRVCIVRNNSKGFTLLEMLIVLMMAGIMAAISAPSFMAMYNNSKITDAVEQAQGALQEAQTQAMRRSQSCSVKLVKIGQKIKTTDTTSVTTPVLRGNPESCLITGDRSLKGIVLDHDVATNDDSNETPWEITFDYKGRTSAATNSGTVYFSILNTPSREKCITISQGIGLLRIGKKSANSCETIQIN, encoded by the coding sequence ATGCGAGTCTGTATTGTCCGCAATAACAGTAAGGGATTTACCTTACTAGAAATGCTCATTGTCCTGATGATGGCTGGGATTATGGCAGCAATTTCAGCGCCTAGCTTTATGGCTATGTATAACAACAGTAAAATAACTGATGCTGTTGAGCAAGCCCAAGGAGCGTTGCAAGAAGCGCAAACACAGGCAATGCGTAGAAGTCAAAGTTGTAGTGTTAAGTTAGTTAAAATTGGTCAAAAGATTAAAACTACAGATACAACTTCTGTGACAACTCCAGTTTTAAGGGGTAATCCTGAATCGTGTTTGATAACTGGCGATCGCTCCTTAAAAGGTATTGTTCTAGATCACGATGTCGCTACTAACGATGATAGTAACGAAACTCCTTGGGAAATAACCTTTGACTATAAAGGAAGAACCTCTGCTGCAACAAACTCCGGGACAGTTTACTTTTCTATTCTTAACACACCTAGTCGAGAGAAATGTATCACAATCTCCCAAGGTATAGGCTTACTTAGAATCGGCAAAAAAAGCGCTAATAGTTGTGAGACTATTCAAATAAACTAA
- the glgB gene encoding 1,4-alpha-glucan branching enzyme, producing MSMMIAPEQVERIVWNQHDDPFEILGPHAIAENGKTVWAVRAYLPTADAAWVICPGDRTEYAMQAVHHPHFFECTIETPELANYQLRLKEGEHQRVIYDPYAFRSPGLTDFDLHLFAEGNHHRIYEKLGAHLMEVEGVKGVYFAVWAPNARNVSVLGDFNNWDGRNNQMRKRGNGIWELFIPEIGVGKSYKYEIKNIEGHIYEKSDPYGFQQEIRPKTASIVTDLSDYTWNDADWMEQRRHSDALSKPISVYECHIGSWLHGSSAEPAKLPNGETAPVVLVSELKPGARFLTYRELAERLIPYVKELGYTHIELLPIAEHPFDGSWGYQVTGYYAATSRYGTPQDLMYFIDQCHQNNIGVIVDWVPGHFPKDGHGLAFFDGTHLYEHADPRKGEHKEWGTLVFNYNRNEVRNFLVANALFWFDKYHIDGVRVDAVASMLYLDYCRKPGEWVTNQYGGRENIEAADFLRQVNHTIFSYFPGALSIAEESTSWPMVSWPTYVGGLGFNLKWNMGWMHDMLDYFSMDPWFRQFHQNNVTFSMWYNHSENFMLALSHDEVVHGKSNIIGKMPGDDWQKCANVRCLFAFMFTHPGKKTQFMSMEFGQWSEWNVWGDLDWDLLQIDRHKQLKLFMGDLNKLYCSETALYSQDFAEAGFEWIDCSDNRHSVVAFIRRAKDSNEFLVVVCNFTPQPHSHYRVGVPEAGFYIELFNSDARQYGGSNMGNLGGKWTDEWTYHNRPYSIDLCLPPLGVLVLKLQREKTQ from the coding sequence ATGTCGATGATGATTGCCCCAGAACAGGTTGAGCGGATTGTTTGGAACCAGCATGATGACCCTTTTGAAATTTTAGGGCCTCATGCGATCGCAGAAAATGGTAAAACTGTCTGGGCTGTTAGAGCCTACTTACCTACCGCCGACGCTGCTTGGGTTATTTGCCCTGGAGATAGAACCGAATATGCCATGCAAGCGGTGCATCACCCACACTTTTTTGAATGCACCATTGAGACACCAGAACTGGCAAACTATCAATTGCGCCTTAAAGAAGGAGAACATCAGCGCGTTATTTATGACCCCTACGCCTTTCGTTCTCCAGGCTTGACAGATTTTGATCTTCACCTGTTTGCTGAAGGTAATCATCACCGCATCTATGAAAAACTCGGCGCACACTTAATGGAAGTGGAAGGCGTTAAGGGAGTTTATTTTGCTGTTTGGGCTCCTAATGCTCGTAATGTTTCAGTTTTAGGGGATTTTAATAATTGGGATGGACGCAACAACCAAATGCGTAAACGTGGCAATGGTATTTGGGAATTGTTTATCCCAGAAATAGGAGTAGGAAAATCTTATAAATACGAAATTAAAAACATTGAAGGTCATATTTACGAAAAATCTGATCCTTATGGTTTCCAGCAAGAAATTCGCCCTAAAACCGCTTCTATAGTTACTGATTTAAGTGATTATACTTGGAACGACGCTGACTGGATGGAACAGCGCCGCCATAGTGATGCCCTAAGTAAACCTATATCTGTTTATGAATGTCATATAGGTTCTTGGTTGCATGGTTCTTCGGCTGAACCTGCAAAGTTACCCAATGGAGAAACTGCACCAGTTGTGCTTGTTTCTGAACTCAAACCAGGTGCGCGTTTCCTGACTTATCGTGAGTTAGCAGAACGATTAATTCCTTATGTTAAGGAACTAGGGTATACCCATATTGAGTTATTACCCATAGCAGAACATCCCTTTGATGGTTCCTGGGGTTATCAAGTCACAGGTTACTATGCTGCTACTTCCCGCTATGGTACACCTCAAGATTTAATGTATTTTATTGACCAATGCCACCAAAATAACATTGGTGTGATTGTAGACTGGGTTCCTGGTCACTTTCCTAAAGATGGTCATGGTTTAGCATTCTTTGATGGTACTCATCTTTACGAACACGCTGATCCGCGTAAGGGTGAACATAAAGAGTGGGGTACTTTAGTATTCAACTACAATCGCAACGAGGTGCGTAACTTCTTAGTTGCTAATGCCTTATTTTGGTTTGATAAGTATCATATAGACGGGGTACGGGTCGATGCTGTCGCTTCGATGCTGTACTTAGATTATTGTCGTAAACCTGGCGAGTGGGTGACTAATCAGTACGGCGGAAGGGAGAATATTGAGGCGGCGGATTTCTTGCGCCAAGTGAATCACACTATATTTAGTTATTTTCCAGGTGCGCTATCGATCGCAGAAGAATCAACTTCTTGGCCAATGGTATCATGGCCAACTTATGTTGGTGGGTTAGGCTTTAACTTGAAGTGGAATATGGGCTGGATGCACGATATGCTGGATTACTTCAGCATGGACCCTTGGTTCCGTCAATTCCACCAAAATAATGTCACATTTAGTATGTGGTATAACCACAGCGAAAACTTCATGCTGGCGCTGTCTCACGATGAGGTTGTTCACGGTAAGAGCAATATCATTGGTAAGATGCCTGGGGATGACTGGCAGAAGTGCGCTAATGTGCGCTGTTTATTCGCCTTTATGTTTACTCACCCTGGTAAGAAAACTCAGTTTATGAGTATGGAGTTTGGGCAGTGGAGTGAGTGGAATGTTTGGGGCGACTTAGACTGGGATTTGCTGCAAATTGACCGTCATAAACAGCTTAAGCTGTTTATGGGTGATTTGAATAAGCTGTATTGCAGTGAAACGGCACTATATAGTCAGGATTTTGCTGAGGCAGGTTTTGAGTGGATTGACTGTAGCGATAATCGTCATAGTGTGGTGGCGTTTATCCGCCGCGCTAAGGATTCCAATGAGTTTTTGGTTGTAGTTTGTAATTTCACTCCACAGCCACACAGCCATTATCGCGTAGGAGTGCCAGAGGCGGGATTCTATATAGAGTTGTTTAATAGTGATGCCCGTCAGTATGGTGGCAGTAATATGGGCAATTTAGGCGGTAAGTGGACTGATGAATGGACGTATCACAATCGTCCTTATTCTATAGATTTGTGTTTACCACCTCTGGGCGTGTTAGTTTTGAAGTTGCAGCGAGAGAAGACCCAATAA
- a CDS encoding glycosyltransferase: protein MRKLYFLVPGTGGKFACGGLWAELKTLKLAKLVCSADVVTYRQREQGKLFLDDILKEKDLDDVIFVISWGFDIPKLAAKLKNYNVIYHAHSSGYGFTLPASIPIITVSRNTMGYWGQNSPNSLIYYLPNQIPDEFQNLSIKRDIDVLVQVRKSSEYLLQELIPELQKHCQVSVVNSYVEDLTGLFNRAKVYLYDSAEYWAQQRVSEGFGLQPLEAMACGCQVFSSVNGGLSDYLDPGINCYKIAGYSKEYDVQRILKVVDKSTPLVLPEQFLDEYRYENITKKLRFILEEINHLFDHKKDYASNIKKISRLRLAQLLTKRIFNKVRAKYFKGK, encoded by the coding sequence ATGAGAAAACTTTACTTTTTAGTCCCTGGTACAGGCGGCAAGTTTGCCTGTGGTGGTTTGTGGGCGGAGTTGAAAACGCTCAAATTGGCGAAACTTGTTTGTAGCGCGGATGTGGTAACTTATCGACAACGAGAACAAGGCAAGCTATTTCTGGATGACATATTAAAAGAGAAAGATTTAGATGATGTCATCTTTGTAATTAGTTGGGGATTTGATATTCCTAAACTTGCTGCCAAACTCAAAAACTACAATGTTATTTATCATGCCCACAGTTCAGGCTACGGCTTCACGCTGCCTGCAAGTATCCCCATTATTACAGTTAGCCGAAATACAATGGGGTACTGGGGACAAAACTCACCCAATTCACTGATTTATTATTTACCAAATCAGATTCCTGATGAGTTTCAAAATCTTTCTATCAAACGTGATATTGATGTTTTAGTTCAAGTACGCAAATCTTCTGAGTATCTACTTCAAGAATTAATTCCTGAATTGCAAAAACATTGTCAAGTTTCTGTAGTTAATTCTTATGTAGAGGATTTAACAGGACTTTTTAATCGAGCTAAAGTTTATCTCTATGATTCTGCTGAGTACTGGGCGCAACAACGAGTAAGTGAGGGGTTTGGGCTGCAACCTTTAGAGGCAATGGCGTGTGGGTGTCAAGTTTTTTCTAGCGTTAACGGAGGGCTATCCGATTATTTAGACCCTGGAATAAATTGTTATAAAATTGCCGGATACTCAAAAGAATATGATGTACAACGTATTTTAAAAGTAGTCGATAAATCAACACCCCTTGTATTACCTGAGCAATTCTTAGATGAGTATCGGTATGAAAATATTACAAAAAAGTTAAGATTTATTTTGGAAGAAATTAATCATTTATTTGACCATAAAAAAGATTATGCAAGTAATATAAAAAAAATAAGTAGGTTACGTTTAGCACAATTATTAACCAAGAGAATATTTAATAAAGTGAGAGCAAAATATTTTAAGGGTAAATGA
- a CDS encoding HAD family hydrolase: MSLTLLSAQTASNLKGVSLVATDMDGTLTRDSFFTSSLLKALEALADAKITVIIVTGRSAGWVQGIKTYLPIAGAIAENGGIFFAKDSDYPEILTPIPNLLHHRQQLSQVFEQLKIQFPQITESADNCFRLTDWTFDIQQLTLLELQQMADICAENGWGFTYSNVQCHIKPIGQDKATSLLKLISTKFINLTPKEIVTIGDSPNDESLFDISKFPFSVGVANILKYASTLKHLPVYITSAPEEQGFIELANLLLQF; encoded by the coding sequence ATGTCATTAACGCTGCTTTCTGCTCAAACTGCTTCAAATCTTAAAGGAGTTAGTCTTGTTGCTACTGATATGGATGGTACGCTGACAAGAGATAGCTTTTTTACTTCGTCTTTACTTAAGGCACTAGAAGCATTAGCTGATGCTAAGATTACGGTAATTATAGTTACAGGACGAAGTGCTGGCTGGGTACAGGGGATTAAAACTTACTTGCCTATAGCGGGTGCGATCGCAGAAAATGGTGGTATATTTTTCGCTAAAGATAGCGACTATCCAGAAATTCTCACGCCCATTCCCAATTTATTACACCATCGCCAGCAGCTATCCCAAGTTTTTGAGCAATTAAAAATCCAATTTCCTCAAATAACAGAGTCGGCGGATAACTGCTTTCGCCTTACTGACTGGACTTTTGACATCCAACAGCTAACTTTATTAGAACTGCAACAAATGGCAGATATTTGTGCAGAAAACGGATGGGGGTTTACTTACAGTAATGTGCAGTGTCACATTAAACCGATAGGTCAAGATAAGGCTACTAGCTTGTTAAAATTAATCTCAACAAAATTTATTAATTTAACTCCAAAAGAAATAGTTACTATTGGTGATAGTCCTAATGATGAATCACTATTTGATATATCTAAATTCCCCTTCTCTGTGGGAGTAGCAAATATTTTAAAATACGCTTCGACTTTGAAGCATTTACCTGTTTATATTACTTCTGCTCCAGAAGAACAAGGATTTATTGAGTTAGCAAATTTACTGTTGCAATTTTGA
- a CDS encoding prepilin-type N-terminal cleavage/methylation domain-containing protein: protein MKMIFSKIFNEKNQSKKGSAGFTLIELILAASLLGIVITVSGWGLSAILLANERGEAESIITDNLNRALDFISDDVRTANLALSSSQAPTWATDNDKSNSDSSSTDWINQLGSSVAAAAKLYLQIPIIVGSVDPTNDVINITNHDFNNGNAIMFTGSGTAPGGLVKNQVYYVYVDSSDSSYKNKFKVATTLDNANNNTTIDLTNNGNGTIIANKLVIYYNRNSSTTWLKPRTLNRSVGPCTSPFQESNCPALVDALTNAGLTATVSNLRQVTLTLQGRISQSKNPTLTTTAFVRNTEP, encoded by the coding sequence ATGAAAATGATATTTTCTAAAATTTTTAATGAAAAAAATCAAAGTAAAAAGGGTAGTGCAGGTTTTACTTTAATCGAGTTAATATTAGCGGCATCACTACTGGGAATTGTGATTACAGTCTCTGGTTGGGGGCTAAGTGCTATCTTGCTAGCCAACGAAAGAGGCGAAGCAGAAAGTATAATTACTGATAATTTAAACCGTGCGCTTGACTTTATCAGCGATGATGTCAGAACAGCAAATCTTGCGCTTAGTAGTAGTCAAGCACCTACTTGGGCTACTGATAACGATAAATCAAATTCAGATAGCTCATCTACTGACTGGATTAACCAATTAGGCTCTTCTGTTGCTGCTGCTGCAAAATTATATCTACAAATACCTATAATTGTCGGAAGTGTAGATCCTACAAATGATGTAATTAATATTACTAATCACGACTTTAATAACGGCAATGCTATAATGTTTACTGGCTCTGGCACTGCTCCAGGCGGTTTAGTTAAAAATCAAGTTTACTATGTTTATGTAGATAGTTCTGATTCCAGTTATAAAAACAAATTTAAAGTTGCTACTACCTTAGACAATGCTAACAATAACACTACAATTGACTTAACAAATAACGGTAATGGTACTATTATTGCGAATAAATTAGTTATTTACTATAATCGGAATAGTTCAACTACTTGGCTGAAACCAAGAACACTTAACCGTTCAGTTGGCCCTTGTACATCTCCGTTTCAAGAATCTAACTGTCCAGCGCTAGTTGATGCACTTACTAATGCTGGATTGACAGCCACTGTCAGCAATTTACGGCAAGTAACACTTACTTTACAAGGTAGGATTAGTCAAAGCAAAAATCCGACTTTAACTACTACAGCATTTGTCAGAAATACTGAGCCTTAA